GTATCCTCTGTGTTTGGGCGTGTTGGCATCGTCCAATGGCACCCTTACTGTGCGGGTTTTACACTAGTACATGTCTACATATGCTATACGAGCTCTTCTGTGAGACAACCCACCAGCGTCTCAGGAagaacttgttcttgaggTCCTGTTCGATGTCATCCTGATCCACAAGGTACTGTGGGTGTCTCAGCAGTTCCTGCACGAATGATGCGAGCAGGAAGTTGAAATACAGTCTGAATACAAGACTGACCATCGTGATGATGATCGTGAAAACGTACTCGTAGCTCTCCGTGGCCCCCTGCGTGTCTATCTCTGCGCCACGTTTGACAAGACGCGCCACCGCACTGGCGGCAGTACCCATCGCAGCGTCTGTGTTGCTCTCCTCGGCGAACCAGACACCTGTAAACCATAGTGTGAACAGACACGTCAGTACCGTATCAATTGAAAACACAACTACTATCTGCGAGAAAGTGAGCAGTTTGGGTTTGTGGATTTGGTACAACCCTTGG
This sequence is a window from Huiozyma naganishii CBS 8797 chromosome 3, complete genome. Protein-coding genes within it:
- the KEI1 gene encoding Kei1p (similar to Saccharomyces cerevisiae YDR367W; ancestral locus Anc_5.433), with product MTKLSSSLPKTFFGIFPLYIGVEIVLGVTLLNKCSGAFGILALFTGHPLDLMQWASYLWSVFTLVVYAQGLYQIHKPKLLTFSQIVVVFSIDTVLTCLFTLWFTGVWFAEESNTDAAMGTAASAVARLVKRGAEIDTQGATESYEYVFTIIITMVSLVFRLYFNFLLASFVQELLRHPQYLVDQDDIEQDLKNKFFLRRWWVVSQKSSYSICRHVLV